The following DNA comes from Chthoniobacterales bacterium.
ATAGCCGACCTGGCTGAAGTCCTTGATTTTTCCCGTCGCGTAAGCCTCCGCGTTCTTCGTGAAAAAATGCATGTAGATATAATCGGAACCCAGCTCGGGAGTTAGAATCCGATGGTAGGAATCGTAGAAATCCTGCGCCGTGACCGGGTCGCCGTTGGACCATTTGGCGTCCTTCCGCAGATGAAAGGTATAGACCAGACCATCGGGCGAAATGTCCCAGCTTTCCGCGACTCCAGGAACCGGATGCAAGTCGTGCGGGTCCTCAGAAACGAGCCCTTCGTAGATGGCTAAAAAAATACTATGCTCGCTGACTCCAGTCGCGGTTTGCGGATCAAGATCCTCGGGTTCGACTCCATTGTTAATGAGCAAAATCCCCTGCTCCTGCGCAAGGACGGTTTTCTTTTCCTTATGACAACCCAGGCCACCTAACATCAGCGAAAACGCCAGGACCACCGAAGCGATTCTGCGGGATGAAGAGCAGTCCGACATCCGCATTATTTCTTGATTCCGATGGTCTCCAGAAAGGGCTGGATGGACCGTGGACGTCCGAGAAATTTCTCGATGGAAATGTTCACATCGCGCGCGTCGCCCTGCGCGTAGATTTCATTGCGCATCCGCATTCCAGCGTCCTTGTCGAGGAAACCGCCGGGAGATTTTTCAAACACGGTCGCCATGTCGGCCGCAATCGCATCGGCCCATGCGTAGCCGTAGTAGCCTCCATCGTAGCCGTTTAGATGGCCGAAACTCGCGACCATCGCGGTGCTGGGATCTACCCGCAGAAAGGTGTCGTCCAGTATCTTGTTAGAAATGGCGACGACATCGAGTTTTTCACCCGGCGCATGAGGTCCGTGCAGGACGAGATCGGTGATGCCGAAGGAGAGTTGCCGGCGATAGGTCGTGCCCGCTAGCGCGTATTTTGCGAGCTTCATTTTCTTGAGAATGTCCGCTGGCATCTTTTTCTTCGTCTTGTAATCGGCCGCAAACTGATCGAGCACGGCCTTGTCCCAGACCCAGTTTTCCAGCATCTGCGACGGTGCCTCGACGAAATCCTGCGGAACGCTAGTACCGCTGAAGCGAACGTATTTGGCCTGGGTTAGAATCGTATGCATCGCGTGGCCAAACTCATGGAAAAGCGTCTCGACCTCGTCATGCGACAGGAGCGAGGGCGCGTCTTTTCTCGGCGGCGGAAAGTTGCAGCAAAGCGCCGCAGTCGGACGCTGATACGTGCCGTCGGGCAGCAGTTTTCCCTCAATCAAGCCGAACTGCGCGAAGTGGTTGTATTTCCCCTCGCGCGGAAACATGTCGAGATAGAACAAGCCGAGCGGCGCGGTCGTTTTCGCGTCGCTCACATAGTAAAGCTGCACGCCGTTGGTCCACGAATAATCGAGCGCGACAGCTTCGATCTTGATCCCGAAGATGCGCTGATAGGTGGCAAACATTCCATCGAGAACCTTCTGATACGGGAAAAAACTGCGCAGGACTTCTGTGTCCACTTGGAATTTTTGCTTCTTCAACTGCTCCGCGCAAAAACGCCAGTCCCAGATGTTCACATCGGGAGTTTCACTGTTCTTGTCGGCGGCCTTGATCGCCTTAAACTCCGCCAGTTCCTCATCGTACTTGGGTTGGAGGCCAACCTTCAAATCCTCCAAAAACTTCAACGCCGTGGCGCCGTTTTTCGCCATGCGCTGCTCGGTCTGATAGTCGTCCCAGGATTTGTAGCCGAGTTCCAATGCAATCTCGGAACGGAGTTCGACCATCCGCTGGATCAACGCGATGTTTTTGTCGCGCGCGCGATTGTCGCGAGCGATGTAAACCTTCTTGCGCGACGATTCTTTCACGCAATTTTCCAGAACTCCCAAGGCTTGAAATGTGACATTCGTGTCGATGGTGTATTCGTCGTCACCCGTTTTCACCCCCGACGTTTCCAACACGCTGTCGGGCACGCCTTCGAGTTCGGCCTTGGTAAATTTCACCGGCACCGCGGCGTTGGCGATATTGGTATCGAAGTCCGTTCCGACCGAGGAAAGCTCCTTACGCAGCGCCTCGACACGCTGGCGTTTTTCCGGAGGCAGGGCGAGTCCGGCTCGTTTGTAGCCGAGGAGCGTGTCCTTGATTAGGTGCTGATCCTCGTCATCTCCCTTCGGTTTCGTGTCAGCAAATGCCTGGAGAATTTTGTAAACGTCCTCGCGATAATCCGTGCTCACGTCCCAATCTTCGAATTTCTTGATCGCCGCCGTCGCCGCCTCGCGCATCTTCGCATCGGGGCTGGTTTCCTTGATCCAGACGATGCGATTGGAAACAGAGTGCGCTTCAAATCCGATCATGTCCATCTCCTGAAACGTGTTCGCGAAGGTCGCTTCCTCGGGCTTGAGCGCGGCCACGGCGTCGAGCCTTTTGTTGGCCAGGGCGATGACTTTATCGACGGCGAGATTCACCTGCTGCGACGTTTTTTCCCATTTCGGCAGCGCCAGAACGGTCTTGAACTGGGCCGCGCTGAGTTGCAGATCTTCGAGCTTTCTCATGGGCGGTGTGGGCGAGGGCGAGGCCGCGTTTCCTAACATCGTGAGCAGCCCGATGGAAGCCGCAGTCAGCAAAATGGATTTCCTCATAAAATAAGCCGCGGCAGTCTGGGTTCGACCGTGAAGTGTCCCTTGTTTCCCTCAGCCCAAAGCTAAGCCGGACGGGCCGCTTTTTTGCCAAACGCCCGGATCTTGTCGCGCAATTCGGCGGCGCGCTCGTAGGCTTCCAACGCGATGGCTTTTTCCATTTCGCGCTGCATGGTTTCCAGTCGCGTAACGGGTTTTTTCTTGCCTATTTCCTCGGCCCATTCGTCGAGAAATCCGATCTCTGGACTCTTCGTCGCGAGTTCCGCAGGATCGACGTCCTCCAGCACCTCGGCGATGGCAGCGCGGCCCTTGGCGATCTCTTTGAGTGCGCCCGTGAAGTCTTTTTTCTCCAGACGAATAGCCGCCTTGGCGCGCGTGTTCATCATCAGGACATACGGGCGAAATTGCTCGAATGACCAGCGGATGTCCTCGTTGTCGGTGCAGCGCGAGACGAAGGTAAAGAGCTCAAGATTCCGCTGCGTATCGCGGATGACGTTGGCGAAATCGTTGATCTGAAAAAAGCTGATGTAGCGATGATAGTATTGGATGCCCTCCTGCTGTAGCTCGCCGCATTCCTCGGGCGTGAGGCTGTAAGTCTTGCCCTTGGCCTCAATGCGTTTTGCCTTCTTTAGATGCCATGCCAGGAGCGACTCGGAATTGTGCGGACGGCGTCCGTCGGGGCGTCCGTTGACTTCCATTTGAATCAGACCCAGATCGATGCGGAGCTGGAGCTTTTCCTTTTGGTCGTTGCCGACGATTTTGCGAACCTTGATGTGACCCGGCTCGTGTGGCCAATCCTCCAATAAGTTGTCGAGATCGTTATTCACCGATCAACTATCGAAAGCAGCGGCGGGTTTGTCAACGAGCAGGAATCAACGCCGCCCGTTTCAGAGGCGAGTTCCATCGTTATCTTTTAACGACGCACTCGTCGCAATTCGCCGGGAGTTGCTTGAAAAAATCGTTGCCCTTGTCATCGACCAGGATGAAGGCGGGGAAATCCTCGACTTCGATCTTCCAGATGGCTTCCATGCCGAGCTCGGGATATTCCAAAACCTCGACGTGTTTGATATTATTCTGAGCAAGAATGGCCGCCGGTCCGCCGATGCTGCCGAGATAGAAGCCGCCGTGTTTTTTACACGCGTCCGTCACGGCCTGGCTGCGGTTGCCCTTGGCCAGCATGATGAGCGAGCCGCCGAGGCACTGGAAAAGATCGACATAGCTGTCCATGCGCCCAGCGGTGGTCGGCCCGAATGATCCGGATGGAAGTCCCGCCGGAGTTTTCGCCGGGCCGGCGTAGTAGATGGGATGGTTTTTCAGGTAATCGGGAATTCCGAGACCGGCATCGATGCGCTCTTTGAGTTTGGCGTGGGCGATGTCGCGGCCGACGATGATCGTGCCATTGAGCGAGAGCCGCGTGGCGACGGGATGTTTCGTGAGTTCGGCTAGAATCTGCGCCATCGGCTGTGCCAGATCGATGCGAACGACCGGGCCTTCGGACGGAAGCTGATCCTGCGCGGGAATGAAGCGTCCGGGGTGATGCTCCAGTTTCTCGATCCAGACGCCGTCGCGGTTGATTTTTGCCTTAATGTTGCGATCTGCGGAACAGGAAACGCCCATGCCGACGGGACACGACGCGCCGTGACGCGGCAGGCGAATAATCCGCAAGTCCAATGCAAAATATTTCCCGCCAAACTGCGCGCCGATGCCGAGATTCTGCGCGGCGGTGAGCATGCGGGCTTCCAAGGCCACGTCTCGAAAGGCCTGGCCGAGATCGTTGCCAGAAGTGGGCAGATGATCGAGATATTTGGCAGAGGCGAGTTTGACTGTTTTCAGGCAGGCTTCGGCGCTCGTGCCGCCGATGACGAAGGCGATGTGATACGGCGGGCACGCAGCGGTGCCGAGGGATTTCATTTTCTCGATGAGAAATTTCTCGAGCGAAGCCGGGTTCAGCAGCGCCTTGGTTTCTTGAAAGAGAGCCGTTTTGTTGGCCGAGCCGCCGCCTTTTGCTACGAAGAGGAAACTGTATTCGCTGCCGCCCGTGGCGTAGAGATCGATCTGCGCGGGGAGATTGGTGCCGCTGTTTTTTTCGTTGAACATGTCGAGCGGCACGGTCTGCGAGTAGCGGAGGTTTTCGCTCGTGTAAGCCTCGTAAACGCCCCGGCTGATCGCTTCGCTGTCGTCGCCGCCAGTCCAGACGTGCTGGCCTTTTTTTCCAATGATCGTCGCCGTGCCGGTGTCCTGACAAAATGGCAAAATACCCCGCGCGGAGACCTCGGCATTACGCAAAAGAGTCAGCGCGACGTAGCGGTCATTCGGAGTTGCATCGGGATCATCGAGAATGGCGGCGACTTGCTGCAAATGCTTCGTTCGCAAATAAAACGAACAATCGCGGATCGCCGCCCGCGCTAGAGTCGTCAGCACCGCTGGATCGACCCGCAGGATTTCCTCATTTCCGAAGGACTCCACGGTCACGCCGTCGCGGGTCAACAAGGCGTATTCAGTAGTGTCGGCGCTGAGGGGAAAGGGCGCTTGGTAACGAAAGTCGGGCATAGTGGAGTGTATTCTGTCGCAACTGCGGCGGACGACAACCGGAAGTTGATACGAATGCAACTCGTCTGCTGGCTTGCCAGAACGCGGGCAGTCATGTTCATTCTCAGTTTCCCAGACATGAAATTTCTCCCATTCGCCTTTCTCGCTGTCTCCCTCAGCATCCCTCTTCACGCGCAGACTCCCCCTGCGGCGCCAGCTAACGTGATTACAAATGGAGGGTTCGAGCGCTTCTCGGGTCAGGACAATCTCTGGGATGGCGTGGATAGCACCGGTTATCTGGGAACTTTTCGCGACAGCGTCGATGCGATTGCGGAGAGCGGTTTCCGTTCAATGGCGATGCCCGTCTCGGTGAGTGCGGGCGACATGAACGGCGATGGCCTGATCGATATCGTTACGGCGTCGACGCCTGGTTACTATCAAGTTTATTTTAACAGCGGCTCAAAGACCTCTCCGACTTTCACAAATTCGGAGATGATTCCGATCTATTTAACGCTGCCAGAATCCAAAGTGCGCCGGGCACCACACATCAATCTCAACGACTGGAGCGGGCGCGGCCAGCTCGACCTGATGATGGGCGATTACGACGGAGAACTTTATTTTCTCCAGAATATCGGAACACGGTCGGTGCCGGATTTTCGCCACCCAGCGGATCTTTCGAAAATCAAGGTGCCCACGACGAAAAGCGGCCAGCTGTGGGGCAACCTATTCTCGCCGGCTGCATTCGACTTTAATAAAGATGGGAAACCGGACATCGCGCTCGGCGAGGGCAGTTATTCGGCCAACTCCATCCATCTCCTGATCAATCAAGGCTCGGGCAGCGTCCCGAAATTCGATGAGGCGAATCGTTTCTATCTGGCCTACGGCGATGGCCGCGAGCATCTCACGCCCGCCGTGGTGGATTACAATGGGGACGGCGAAATGGATATCATTTCCTCAGATCGCGAGGGCAAGGTCGGCATCTATCTCAACCCTGGTCCGCTCTGGAAACCCGGCGGCGAGTTTAAATTTGCCAGTTTCATCAAATTCGGCGCATCCGAAATTCTGGGCGGCTTGGTCACCGTTTGCACTGCGGATATGAATGGCGACGGGCTGTTCGATATTTTGATCGGCAAATCCAACGGACGCATTGCGCTGGCCATGAATGTCGGCACGAAAACGGAGCCGAAGTTCAGCGTCCCGGTCGAAATCAAAGGCACTGATATCTGGGGCCGCAACATCCATCCGCCGAGCGGCTGGCAATCCGACGTGGGGTTTTGGAGAGGAAACTTTTATGCGGCGGCGAGCTGCTTCTCTGAGGCAGACGAACCCAAGATTGAGCCGCCAGAGGGGAAGTCCTGCCTAAAGATTAGTTATTTCCCCTCTCCGAATAAAGTTCTCAAAGTCCCCGCGTTGATTACTCCGGGAAATCCGACTTTTCAGGATCTCTTCATCGCGCATTTCAACAACGAATTCGACAAACTGCCCGGCAATGTCTTTCTGTTGCGCAAAGATCTGCCCAACTTAAAAGTCGGCACAGCTTACACGCTTTCCTTCAAGAGTAAGGGCGTGAGCGCGTCCGCAGTGAAATGGAGTGTCGGCTGGCGCGGCTACAAAAAACTGGCCGAGGAAAAGGTTGAGGCGGGCGAGCGAGGCAGCGCCAACGTCAAAAAATTTGAGGCTATTGAGGACAAGGACACTGGTGCCGCCGTGAATGTCGGCTCCGCTTGGACGGCCAGCACTAAGACGTTTACCATCGAGAAATTTGCCAACAAGGATCTGGCTGACCTCACGACTGCATCGGCCCTAATTGAGTTCCGCGGCACTCTGACTCCAAACGTGGGTGCTTTCTACCTCGACGACGTCCAACTCGTGGAGAAAAAATGATACGCTGATTGCCATCGAAGTCGCACCACGACTTCAATGGCAATGAAAGTCAGCTCTCTACGAACTGACGAAGGCCTCCGTCCTTAAAACGGGATATCGTCGTCCGCCGGGTCCAGATCAGGATCGGTCGGACGCGGGCGCGCGGGAGGCGGAGCCGATGGGCGAGGGCTGCTGCTGCGTGGCGAACCACCACGTGGGCCATCGGAATACTCCTCGCCACCGCCACCTTCGCTGCCACCTTGGCGGCTGCCAAGGAATTGAAAATTCTCGCCTTGGACCCGCAGTTTGCTGCGTTTCTGGCCCGTCTGCTTGTCGTCCCAAGTGTCGAGTTGCAGTCGACCCTCGATGTAGAGCGGTTTTCCCTTGGTGCAATACTGCTTGATGACTTCCGCCTGTTTTCCCCAGAAGGTAACGTCCACAAAGGTCGTTTCCTCCCGTTTTTCCCCAGAGTCGGTGGTGTAAGATCGATTGATGGCCAGCCCCAATTCTGCAATCGCATTGCCTTTCGGCGTGTATTTAACCTCGGGATCTCGCGTGAGATTTCCGATGAGCATGACCTTGTTCAGATTAGCCATTGGAGAACGATCTGTACTTATTCAGCGGCGGGAACGCGGCGCGGCGTGCGCACCGGAGCGACCACCGGCTTGAGCGGAAGCTTTTGGTAATGCTGACGATAAACGTCGGCATCGAGCTTGAACTTGGCGCGCAGTTTGCCAGGCAAAGTCGGCTCTCCAGCGAAAATGAAATTCACGAAATAACCCGAGTCGAGATCGCCCGCAGCGTAACTGAATTGCTTGCGCTCCATGCGCTGCACTTGCTCGATCGTGCCGCCTTCGCGTTTGATCTCGCCCTCGAGGCGCTCAATGGTTTCTTTGACGGTGTCGTCCTTGCCTTTGGTGTTGAGGACGAGGAGTCCTTCGTAACGGTTTTTCATAAATTAGGGTGTCTGGTTGTAAAGGTTCATAGCCGTTTCCAGGCCGGAAGAGCACGCAGTCTCCACTGCTTCGGCAGCGCGGTCAAGCACTGGCTCGATTTTCTCACGGTCAGACGTGGAAAACGGAGATAAAACATGGTCCGCAAGGTCGCGCTCGTCTGATTTCGCCCCGACTCCGATGCGCAGGCGGGGAAATGCGTCGGTCTGAAAATGCGCGATGAGCGATTTCAAGCCATTGTGGCCGCCTGCGGAGCCGGATTGGCGCAGGCGCAGCCGGCCGACTTCCAATGCAATGTCATCGACCACGGCCAGACATTGCGCGGGTTCCAATTTGTAAAAACGCGCGACCTGCCCGGCGGATTGACCGCTCAAATTCATGTAAGTCAGCGGCTTGAGAAAGATCAAACCCGACTCAGTCGCGACTTCGGCTTGAAACTGCCGGTTCGCCTGCCAGCGAAGATTTTTCCCCGCCAGCAATCGATCCAAGACCTCGAACCCGACATTGTGGCGGGTTCCAGCGTATTGGCGGCCCGGATTTCCCAGGCCGATGATGAGGCGGATTGGAGACGAGGCTTCGGGCATAAAAAAAATCGCTGTCAGCGGTGAGACTGACAGCGATTTTGAAAGGAGTTTGAGCGAACTGTAAATTACTTCTTCGCAGGAGCGGCGGCAGCAGCAGGCGCGTCAGCCGGTTTTTTCTCCTTGAGCACTTCCGGCGCAGCGGCTGCGGCGGCGACAGGTTCCTCAGCGACCAAAGCCTCGGCCACGGCAAAGACAGTCAAATCGCCGTCGAGCGTGGTGACGACACCCGCTGGAAGAACGATGTCGCGGACGTGAATCGAGTCGCCGACATTCAAAGCGGAAACGTCCACCTGAATGGATTCGGGCAGATCTTTCGGCAAACATTCGAGTTCGATTTCGTGCAGGTTTTGCGAGAGCAAACCACCGAAATTCTTCACGCCATTGGACTCGCCGACAGGCTCCACAGGAACGCTCGCGGTGAGGGTCTCGGTCGCGGAAACAGCCTGGAAATCCACGTGCAAAACGTGGCGGCCAACTGGGTGATGCTGAATCTCATGGATCAGCGCGAGGCGGCTGACTTTGTTTGGGCCGTCGCTGATTTCGAGATCGACGAGAATGTTTTCGCTGGAGGCGTGGGCCATCAGGGCATTCAGGTCGCGAGTGGCGATCTGGAGGTTTTGCGGGGCGTTTTTATCACCGTAAATGACGGCGGGAACGAATCCGGCGGCCTTGACTTTTTTAACGGCATTGCGACCGGAAACGGTGCGGTTTTGGGCGGCGAGTTTGAGTTGTTGGGACATGACTTTATGGGTTGTGAGTTAAATGGCGTGAATGCGGAAAAGCGAGCTGACGGATTCGTCGTCGTGAATGCGTTTGATGCCTTCGCCGAGGAGTTCGGCGATGCAGACGACGGAGATTTTCACTTCATCGGTCAGCTTTACCGGAACGCTGTTCGTCGTGAATAATTCCTCAATCTCGGAGTTTTTCAACCGCTGATATGCCATCTCATTAAGGACGGCGTGGGAGACGGCGGCGTAAATCCGGCGCGCACCGTTCTTCTTCAGGAGCTTCGCGGCGCTGGTCAGCGTGCCGGCGGTCTCGGTTAAATCATCGATCAAAAGCACGTCGCGTCCGTCCACTTCGCCGATGACGTAAAGGGCGTCGATCTCCGTCGCGCTCTTGCGGCGTTTCGCGACAATGGCGAGGCCGGTGTTCAAGGCTTGCGAGTAGGCAGAGGCCATTTTGATGCCGCCCACGTCTGGGGAAACGACCACACAATCCTTCGGAAGTCGCTCCTGCAAAGTCTTGATCATAGCGGGCGACGCATACAAGTGGTCCACCGGAATATCGAAAAAACCCTGCACTTGCTGCGCGTGGAGATCCATCGTCAGCACGCGGTTGACTCCGGCAGCGACGAGCAGATTCGCCACGAGTTTGGCCGTAATCGGCACGCGCGGCTGATCCTTGCGATCCTGCCGCGCATAGCCAAAAAATGGAATCACCGCTGTGATCCGGTCCGCACTCGCCCGGCGCGCCGCATCGACCATGATGAGGAGTTCCATCAAATTTTGGTTCGTCGGCGGGCAGGTCGGCTGAACGATGAAAATGTCGCGTCCGCGAATGTTCTCGTTGAACTTCACAAACGTCTCGCCGTCGGGAAAACTGCTCACCGTCGCGTCGCCCAGCGGCACGCCCACGGCAGCGGCGATCCGCTCGGCCAATTCACGATGGGCTGAGCCGGTAAAAATTTTGAGTTCGCGCGAGGCAGACATGGTTTGGCGGGACGCGAATACTAGGTGGCTTTTGTGGAAAAGCAACCACTCTGTTTCAGTCCTGCGCCCAATCGCGGATCAACGAGATCACGCGCCGGACCGCCGCCTCGCTGAGTTGGGGATGCAGCGGCAGGCTGAGAACCTCCGCCGCGGCCCGCTCGGTCTCGGGCAGACCACCCGCCGCCAGCGCGATGCGACCGGCATACGCGGGCTGCAAATGAACCGGCACCGGATATAAGACCGCCGTGGGAATGCCGTGCTCCTCCAGATATTGACCTAACTCGGTTCGGCGCTCGGCTCGCACCACGTATTGATGAAAGACCGGTTCGGCCTCCGCTGCGACCGAGGGCAGTTGCAGTCGAGTTCCATTTAACTCAGCCATGTAAATCTCCGCCAGCCGGCAACGCCGGGCATTTCCTGCGTCCAATCGCGCCGCCTTCACCCGCAGGATTGCCGCCTGCAACTCATCGAGTCGGCTGTTTCCGCCGGCATTTTCGCTGATGTAACGCCGCTCCCAGCCATATTGCCGGAGACTGCGCAGGCGTTGCGCGACGTCCGGGGAATTCGTCGCCACGGCCCCGCCGTCGCCGATCGCGCCGAGATTTTTCGTTGGGTAAAAACTAAACGTCGCCACATCGCCCCACGTCCCGACCTTGCGGCCCTGCCACTTCGCGCCGTGCGCTTGCGAGCAATCCTCGATCAACTTTAACTCGTGAGCCCGCGCCAGTTTCTCCAGCGCCGCCATGTCGCACGGATGCCCGTAAAGATGCACCGGGAGCAGCGCTTTTACCCGGCGATCCGTGCGCAGGACCGACTCGACTTGCATCGCATTCATCGTGAACGTCCCCGGCTCGATATCGACCAGCAGCGGGATCGCCCCGACCCATTCGATGGCCGCCACCGTGGCCACGGCGGTGTGGGAAACCGTGATCACCACGTCGCCCGGACCGATCCCGCACGCCTTCAACGCCAGCACCAGCGCATCCGTGCCGCTGGCCACGCCCACCGTTTCCCGGACACCGAGCCAGGCCGAAAATTCCCCCTCAAACGCCGTCACCTCCGGGCCGAGAATGTAGCGTCCGCTCATCAAGACGCGCTCGATGGCGGCGTCGATGGCAGGTTTGTCCGCCAGATATTCGGCCAGCGGCTGCGGTGGAAATAACGAATCCGTCGTCACAGATAATGCCCCAGGTTTTCCTCATAATACGCCAGCGTCCGCACCAGCGTTTCTCGCAGGAAAATGCGCGGCTCCCAGCCGAGTTCCATTTTTATGCGACTGAAATCCGCGTGATAATCCCCGATGTCGATCCGCCGCCGTTCTTCGGGAAATGGGCGCACGGTCCGACTGCCACTGCCATGGACGTCGATCAGAAGTTCGGCCAGTTCCCCGAGCCGAA
Coding sequences within:
- a CDS encoding M3 family metallopeptidase — encoded protein: MRKSILLTAASIGLLTMLGNAASPSPTPPMRKLEDLQLSAAQFKTVLALPKWEKTSQQVNLAVDKVIALANKRLDAVAALKPEEATFANTFQEMDMIGFEAHSVSNRIVWIKETSPDAKMREAATAAIKKFEDWDVSTDYREDVYKILQAFADTKPKGDDEDQHLIKDTLLGYKRAGLALPPEKRQRVEALRKELSSVGTDFDTNIANAAVPVKFTKAELEGVPDSVLETSGVKTGDDEYTIDTNVTFQALGVLENCVKESSRKKVYIARDNRARDKNIALIQRMVELRSEIALELGYKSWDDYQTEQRMAKNGATALKFLEDLKVGLQPKYDEELAEFKAIKAADKNSETPDVNIWDWRFCAEQLKKQKFQVDTEVLRSFFPYQKVLDGMFATYQRIFGIKIEAVALDYSWTNGVQLYYVSDAKTTAPLGLFYLDMFPREGKYNHFAQFGLIEGKLLPDGTYQRPTAALCCNFPPPRKDAPSLLSHDEVETLFHEFGHAMHTILTQAKYVRFSGTSVPQDFVEAPSQMLENWVWDKAVLDQFAADYKTKKKMPADILKKMKLAKYALAGTTYRRQLSFGITDLVLHGPHAPGEKLDVVAISNKILDDTFLRVDPSTAMVASFGHLNGYDGGYYGYAWADAIAADMATVFEKSPGGFLDKDAGMRMRNEIYAQGDARDVNISIEKFLGRPRSIQPFLETIGIKK
- a CDS encoding UvrB/UvrC motif-containing protein: MNNDLDNLLEDWPHEPGHIKVRKIVGNDQKEKLQLRIDLGLIQMEVNGRPDGRRPHNSESLLAWHLKKAKRIEAKGKTYSLTPEECGELQQEGIQYYHRYISFFQINDFANVIRDTQRNLELFTFVSRCTDNEDIRWSFEQFRPYVLMMNTRAKAAIRLEKKDFTGALKEIAKGRAAIAEVLEDVDPAELATKSPEIGFLDEWAEEIGKKKPVTRLETMQREMEKAIALEAYERAAELRDKIRAFGKKAARPA
- a CDS encoding fumarate hydratase, translated to MPDFRYQAPFPLSADTTEYALLTRDGVTVESFGNEEILRVDPAVLTTLARAAIRDCSFYLRTKHLQQVAAILDDPDATPNDRYVALTLLRNAEVSARGILPFCQDTGTATIIGKKGQHVWTGGDDSEAISRGVYEAYTSENLRYSQTVPLDMFNEKNSGTNLPAQIDLYATGGSEYSFLFVAKGGGSANKTALFQETKALLNPASLEKFLIEKMKSLGTAACPPYHIAFVIGGTSAEACLKTVKLASAKYLDHLPTSGNDLGQAFRDVALEARMLTAAQNLGIGAQFGGKYFALDLRIIRLPRHGASCPVGMGVSCSADRNIKAKINRDGVWIEKLEHHPGRFIPAQDQLPSEGPVVRIDLAQPMAQILAELTKHPVATRLSLNGTIIVGRDIAHAKLKERIDAGLGIPDYLKNHPIYYAGPAKTPAGLPSGSFGPTTAGRMDSYVDLFQCLGGSLIMLAKGNRSQAVTDACKKHGGFYLGSIGGPAAILAQNNIKHVEVLEYPELGMEAIWKIEVEDFPAFILVDDKGNDFFKQLPANCDECVVKR
- a CDS encoding VCBS repeat-containing protein — encoded protein: MKFLPFAFLAVSLSIPLHAQTPPAAPANVITNGGFERFSGQDNLWDGVDSTGYLGTFRDSVDAIAESGFRSMAMPVSVSAGDMNGDGLIDIVTASTPGYYQVYFNSGSKTSPTFTNSEMIPIYLTLPESKVRRAPHINLNDWSGRGQLDLMMGDYDGELYFLQNIGTRSVPDFRHPADLSKIKVPTTKSGQLWGNLFSPAAFDFNKDGKPDIALGEGSYSANSIHLLINQGSGSVPKFDEANRFYLAYGDGREHLTPAVVDYNGDGEMDIISSDREGKVGIYLNPGPLWKPGGEFKFASFIKFGASEILGGLVTVCTADMNGDGLFDILIGKSNGRIALAMNVGTKTEPKFSVPVEIKGTDIWGRNIHPPSGWQSDVGFWRGNFYAAASCFSEADEPKIEPPEGKSCLKISYFPSPNKVLKVPALITPGNPTFQDLFIAHFNNEFDKLPGNVFLLRKDLPNLKVGTAYTLSFKSKGVSASAVKWSVGWRGYKKLAEEKVEAGERGSANVKKFEAIEDKDTGAAVNVGSAWTASTKTFTIEKFANKDLADLTTASALIEFRGTLTPNVGAFYLDDVQLVEKK
- the ssb gene encoding single-stranded DNA-binding protein produces the protein MANLNKVMLIGNLTRDPEVKYTPKGNAIAELGLAINRSYTTDSGEKREETTFVDVTFWGKQAEVIKQYCTKGKPLYIEGRLQLDTWDDKQTGQKRSKLRVQGENFQFLGSRQGGSEGGGGEEYSDGPRGGSPRSSSPRPSAPPPARPRPTDPDLDPADDDIPF
- a CDS encoding 30S ribosomal protein S6 — translated: MKNRYEGLLVLNTKGKDDTVKETIERLEGEIKREGGTIEQVQRMERKQFSYAAGDLDSGYFVNFIFAGEPTLPGKLRAKFKLDADVYRQHYQKLPLKPVVAPVRTPRRVPAAE
- the pth gene encoding aminoacyl-tRNA hydrolase, with the protein product MPEASSPIRLIIGLGNPGRQYAGTRHNVGFEVLDRLLAGKNLRWQANRQFQAEVATESGLIFLKPLTYMNLSGQSAGQVARFYKLEPAQCLAVVDDIALEVGRLRLRQSGSAGGHNGLKSLIAHFQTDAFPRLRIGVGAKSDERDLADHVLSPFSTSDREKIEPVLDRAAEAVETACSSGLETAMNLYNQTP
- a CDS encoding 50S ribosomal protein L25; the protein is MSQQLKLAAQNRTVSGRNAVKKVKAAGFVPAVIYGDKNAPQNLQIATRDLNALMAHASSENILVDLEISDGPNKVSRLALIHEIQHHPVGRHVLHVDFQAVSATETLTASVPVEPVGESNGVKNFGGLLSQNLHEIELECLPKDLPESIQVDVSALNVGDSIHVRDIVLPAGVVTTLDGDLTVFAVAEALVAEEPVAAAAAAPEVLKEKKPADAPAAAAAPAKK
- a CDS encoding ribose-phosphate pyrophosphokinase; the encoded protein is MSASRELKIFTGSAHRELAERIAAAVGVPLGDATVSSFPDGETFVKFNENIRGRDIFIVQPTCPPTNQNLMELLIMVDAARRASADRITAVIPFFGYARQDRKDQPRVPITAKLVANLLVAAGVNRVLTMDLHAQQVQGFFDIPVDHLYASPAMIKTLQERLPKDCVVVSPDVGGIKMASAYSQALNTGLAIVAKRRKSATEIDALYVIGEVDGRDVLLIDDLTETAGTLTSAAKLLKKNGARRIYAAVSHAVLNEMAYQRLKNSEIEELFTTNSVPVKLTDEVKISVVCIAELLGEGIKRIHDDESVSSLFRIHAI
- a CDS encoding DegT/DnrJ/EryC1/StrS family aminotransferase, whose translation is MTTDSLFPPQPLAEYLADKPAIDAAIERVLMSGRYILGPEVTAFEGEFSAWLGVRETVGVASGTDALVLALKACGIGPGDVVITVSHTAVATVAAIEWVGAIPLLVDIEPGTFTMNAMQVESVLRTDRRVKALLPVHLYGHPCDMAALEKLARAHELKLIEDCSQAHGAKWQGRKVGTWGDVATFSFYPTKNLGAIGDGGAVATNSPDVAQRLRSLRQYGWERRYISENAGGNSRLDELQAAILRVKAARLDAGNARRCRLAEIYMAELNGTRLQLPSVAAEAEPVFHQYVVRAERRTELGQYLEEHGIPTAVLYPVPVHLQPAYAGRIALAAGGLPETERAAAEVLSLPLHPQLSEAAVRRVISLIRDWAQD